Proteins encoded by one window of Salvia splendens isolate huo1 chromosome 5, SspV2, whole genome shotgun sequence:
- the LOC121803169 gene encoding pantothenate kinase 1-like isoform X2 has translation METVGTHVANSEETELKSSYRDHVSNLSLDIGGSLIKMVYFSSGSSSSSSSDDDDDDEKHSYLKDGINTSNHDGSRGKLHFLKFETSKISECIKFISSKHLQHYGELDDKDLASDENIVKATGGGAFKFADLFKEKLGIVLDKVDEMSCLVAGANFLLKAVNHEAFTYTDGQKDYVQINHKDLYPYLLVNVGSGVSMIKVDGDNDFERVSGTSVGGGTFWGLGRLLTKCQSFDELLELSRQGNNRVIDMLVGDIYGGMDYSKIGLTSTAIASSFGKAISEKKELDDYRPEDVARSLLRMISNNIGQRIFFGGFFIRGHAYTMDTISVAVNFWSKGEAKALFLRHEGFLGALGAFMNYEKNGFTDITHQFMDQSCENSNLTP, from the exons ATGGAGACTGTTGGAACTCATGTTGCCAATTCGGAAGAGACGGAATTGAAATCCAGTTATCGTGATCATGTTTCGAATCTTTCTCTTGATATAGGAG GTTCTCTAATAAAGATGGTTTACTTCTCAAGTGGCAGtagctcctcctcctcctctgatgatgatgatgatgatgagaaaCACAGCTATTTAAAGGATGGAATTAACACATCCAATCATGATGGCTCCAGGGGGAAACTTCACTTTCTCAAGTTTGAAACCAGCAAAATCAGCGAATGCATCAAGTTTATATCTTCCAAGCACCTTCAACACTATG GTGAACTGGATGATAAGGACCTTGCCAGTGACGAAAATATTGTTAAg GCCACAGGTGGCGGGGCATTTAAATTTGCTGATTTATTTAAAGAAAAGCTAGGTATCGTTCTGGACAAGGTTGACGAAATGAGCTGCCTTGTTGCTGGAGCTAATTTCCTACTTAAG GCAGTGAACCATGAAGCATTTACCTATACGGATGGCCAGAAGGACTATGTCCAGATTAACCACAAAGATCTGTACCCTTATCTCCTAGTCAATGTGGGGTCTGGAGTCAGCATGATCAAG GTAGATGGTGACAACGATTTTGAGCGAGTCAGTGGAACAAGTGTTGGTGGCGGCACATTCTGGGGTTTGGGAAGACTTTTAACCAAGTGCCAAAG TTTCGATGAGTTGTTAGAACTGAGTCGCCAAGGAAACAACAGAGTGATAGACATGCTTGTTGGAGACATATACGGTGGAATGGATTACTCAAAG ATTGGTCTTACGTCAACGGCAATTGCTTCTAGCTTTGGCAAGGCAATATCAGAGAAGAAAGAACTTGATGATTACAGACCCGAGGATGTAGCCAGGTCCCTACTAAGAATGATCTCAAACAATATCGGACAG AGGATATTTTTTGGAGGATTTTTCATTCGAGGACATGCGTACACAATGGATACAATTTCTGTTGCAGTTAATTTTTG GTCAAAAGGTGAAGCAAAAGCTCTATTTTTGAGGCATGAAGGGTTTCTTGGGGCATTGGGAGCTTTCATGAACTATGAGAAAAATGGATTTACAGACATCACTCATCAATTTATGGATCAATCCTGCGAAAACTCGAACCTAACCCCATAA
- the LOC121803169 gene encoding pantothenate kinase 1-like isoform X1 encodes METVGTHVANSEETELKSSYRDHVSNLSLDIGGSLIKMVYFSSGSSSSSSSDDDDDDEKHSYLKDGINTSNHDGSRGKLHFLKFETSKISECIKFISSKHLQHYGELDDKDLASDENIVKATGGGAFKFADLFKEKLGIVLDKVDEMSCLVAGANFLLKAVNHEAFTYTDGQKDYVQINHKDLYPYLLVNVGSGVSMIKVDGDNDFERVSGTSVGGGTFWGLGRLLTKCQSFDELLELSRQGNNRVIDMLVGDIYGGMDYSKIGLTSTAIASSFGKAISEKKELDDYRPEDVARSLLRMISNNIGQIAYLNALRFGLKRIFFGGFFIRGHAYTMDTISVAVNFWSKGEAKALFLRHEGFLGALGAFMNYEKNGFTDITHQFMDQSCENSNLTP; translated from the exons ATGGAGACTGTTGGAACTCATGTTGCCAATTCGGAAGAGACGGAATTGAAATCCAGTTATCGTGATCATGTTTCGAATCTTTCTCTTGATATAGGAG GTTCTCTAATAAAGATGGTTTACTTCTCAAGTGGCAGtagctcctcctcctcctctgatgatgatgatgatgatgagaaaCACAGCTATTTAAAGGATGGAATTAACACATCCAATCATGATGGCTCCAGGGGGAAACTTCACTTTCTCAAGTTTGAAACCAGCAAAATCAGCGAATGCATCAAGTTTATATCTTCCAAGCACCTTCAACACTATG GTGAACTGGATGATAAGGACCTTGCCAGTGACGAAAATATTGTTAAg GCCACAGGTGGCGGGGCATTTAAATTTGCTGATTTATTTAAAGAAAAGCTAGGTATCGTTCTGGACAAGGTTGACGAAATGAGCTGCCTTGTTGCTGGAGCTAATTTCCTACTTAAG GCAGTGAACCATGAAGCATTTACCTATACGGATGGCCAGAAGGACTATGTCCAGATTAACCACAAAGATCTGTACCCTTATCTCCTAGTCAATGTGGGGTCTGGAGTCAGCATGATCAAG GTAGATGGTGACAACGATTTTGAGCGAGTCAGTGGAACAAGTGTTGGTGGCGGCACATTCTGGGGTTTGGGAAGACTTTTAACCAAGTGCCAAAG TTTCGATGAGTTGTTAGAACTGAGTCGCCAAGGAAACAACAGAGTGATAGACATGCTTGTTGGAGACATATACGGTGGAATGGATTACTCAAAG ATTGGTCTTACGTCAACGGCAATTGCTTCTAGCTTTGGCAAGGCAATATCAGAGAAGAAAGAACTTGATGATTACAGACCCGAGGATGTAGCCAGGTCCCTACTAAGAATGATCTCAAACAATATCGGACAG ATCGCTTACTTGAACGCATTACGTTTCGGATTGAAGAGGATATTTTTTGGAGGATTTTTCATTCGAGGACATGCGTACACAATGGATACAATTTCTGTTGCAGTTAATTTTTG GTCAAAAGGTGAAGCAAAAGCTCTATTTTTGAGGCATGAAGGGTTTCTTGGGGCATTGGGAGCTTTCATGAACTATGAGAAAAATGGATTTACAGACATCACTCATCAATTTATGGATCAATCCTGCGAAAACTCGAACCTAACCCCATAA